A stretch of DNA from Lotus japonicus ecotype B-129 chromosome 4, LjGifu_v1.2:
AACAAGCTATTAGCAATTGCCATGCAATTTGCTTCATCACCGTGTCAATAGGACACGTCGCTTGACCACTACATTGTGTCAATAAGACTTTCGATATAAGAAGTCATTATCATGATCACatcaaccattgattcaaaatACCATATTTAGGATAGCAACCGCATCTGGGGTTAtttcttcaaaaaaatataagattattGATCAATGGATTTTTCAAAAGTGTCAATGATCCCTTTGAAgatattgctttgaaatttcataggctTCTTTATTTTAGTAAAAGATCTCTTTATTGAATTGActattttttatatgatttgTTACATAAATTCATTAtcttaaatatattattttggaTTGAGAATTGTTACGGAAAAGAAATTCACGGTTGTTATTTTGATGATATGTCATGGTTGTTATTATTCTGATGAATCCTTTAAATGGCAcaatgatttcaaaaaaaaattgattattctGTTTGTTATTGCTcgtataaaataaaaaaataaaaacataatgaGTTTTAAATATAGATATATGTACTAATGCAAATATGATAATAACTTATTACTTATTTATtcgtgctgataacgtgttatgaataaagagtaagcaagataggagaagagaggaacaagagatagagaaatagtgtaatggagatttgtctctatcttttttcctttatttctAATGTGTTCTTGATAGAGATTGACAAGATGCCTTGGTGTACGACAAGTACGTACCCAATGTCCTTTGCCACCACAACGAAGACATGAGCTTTCAACGTGTCTATTATTTTGACCACCCTTGTTCCTTTCATTTTCTCCATTATTCTTCCACTTCTGGTGTGAAGAATTGTTTATTGGTACTCTTCCATGGTCACGTCTATGGCCATTGCCACGACCACGACCACGGCCTCGAATCTGACCACGACCTCGACCTCGACCACGAGTATTATGATTATAAGTTGCAACATTCGCTTCAGGGAATGGAGCACTGCCAGTAGGTCGAGATTCATGATTCTTCATGAGCAGCTCATTATTCTGTTCAGCAACGAGAAGGCAAGAGATTAACTCAGAGTACTTTGTGAAGCCTCTTTCTCGATATTGCTGCTGCAAGACCACATTTGATGCATGAAATGTGGAGAATGTTTTTTCTAACATATCAGCATCGCTTACAttttctccacatagctttaaTTGAGAAGTAATTCTGAACAGAGCAGAATTATACTCACTTACAGATTTAAAATCTTGTAAGCGCAAATGTAGCCAATCATACCGAGTTTTAGGTAAAATCACGGTCTTTTGATGGTCAAACCTTTCTTTTAGATTTTTCCAGAGAACAAGTGGGTCTTTTATTGTGAGGTATTCAACCTTTAGAGCTTCATGAAGGTGGTGCCGGAGGAAGATCATAGCCTTGGCTTTGATTTGGTTAGATGCAGTATTTCCTTCTTTAATAGCATCTCCAAGATCATTTGCATCTAAGTGCATTTCAGCATCTAACACCCAAGACAGGTAATTTTTTCCAGTGATATCAAGAGCCACAAATTCAAGCTTTGCAAGGTTGGACATTTTTAACTATGaataacaagaaaaaaaaaatcaattactataaggaaaagaaaaaaaaatctgcaTATATGGGAAAAAAAATGGTTATTAGGTAGTCACTTAGGCTAAAAAAATCTGCTTATATGGGCAACCGTTGATGAAATATTTagcaaatatatattaattcaaTTGGTTTCTTAGGATCTCAATTTAATTATTATAGAAAcagtttgttaaaaaaaaaaattgttacgaatctgtttttaaaaataattggaTCTAAACAGATAGcatcctttaaaaaaaaaaagattatataaatatatacatgtatatttgtttctgaaaaaaaaaacactttaaaaaaaattgatcgtAGATAACAGTGTGTATTTTTATTAGACAATATACATGATAACAATATTGGGTATATAAAAGAATAACTCTATTTGTAGGCTCAtttgaatcttcaggattcaaaaataattcaattaccgTCTGCTATGAATCTTCCTCATTTAAAATGATTTAATTACAATACTTCTGGattgtaaggctatgaatcaatcgttctgattcatgcataataattcaattacagtgcttctggactgtaaggtgtaagatcaaggtttgatatgtggttgcatctctatgttttgatgattacaattaaggtttgtgatgatgaacaattgtggtaccctaacgtttgtctttttaagttgtgacaaacaggttctgaatctgacccaagcctattcgttcagaagaagaagaaccaagggctactaaaaagagagctcattaacctaccatgttcgttctgaacagtggcaaatacttcagaagctctgaagttggaagctctcaagaagatctgaagaactcaagtcagaagttctgaagaccagatgttccagtggaacggtccagaagcagaagactcaagttctgaagatttacaagaagttggttctgaaggcccaagctattctagctctgacgatcagaagttctgaggaactcgttcagtagcagaagttgcatggtcagaagaatccaagcttcaatctgacgatgatcagaagcttcatcaacgttcatctgaagctccttcatctcaagtcaactggtgaaaggacacgtcgctatcacagtacaacgtcgtacaagtctcagtctgtccgccacctaccttgtacagcctagcagtctgatattacagaattgccactccaacggataaaaccctagcaacggctacatcacaagccttggagtatataaaggctgaaggaagaagaaagaggcggAAGAAAccgtgctgaaaatattcaacatatacgaaccattctcttagcattatttcttcactgttcttaaacatctgagtttactattcgcttgttagaagcactcattgtaaacccgaaaccttttacatcatattgtaaagttcatcaagagaccaaggttggtcggatcttgagaggactgaatcaaggctgattcagtatttagctagtcttaagaggatcggtagatcagcttcttaagagaatactagtgagaaaatcagtgtactgttagtcacttagcaggttgcaaagtgcagttgtaacactcattgattttagtggattgccttcatcagaagaaggaagaaatcaccttcacaggtggactggattagcttgagcttttatctcaagtgaaccaggataaaatactcgtgtgctttacttcctatcattcagcacttagtttttatctttgagttttgaaaaaggccaaaagtttacccgagatacaaaaactctattcaaaccccccctttctagtgtttttcgcaccttcaattggcatcagagctccggttctgattttaacaactaacagtgttcagtgatccagaaccttgtgtgaaaaacaaacaatggcccaagccaatacttccgctgacaacaacaacaacaacaatcaactcagagcaccaatctttgatggtgaaaagtttgagtactggaaagatagaatagaatgttatttccttggtactgacccagatctctgggatatggtcattgaaggctatactgatccagtagatgcttcaggtgtgaagatccctcgttctgaaatgactgacgctcagaagaagcgtttcaaggatcatcacaaggagaagtccatgctattcagctcaatatcatatattgagtatgagaagatctctgacaaagaaactgctaaatccatctttgactccttggtcatgacgcatgaaggaaatgaagaggtcaaggaaaccaaggctcttgctctcatac
This window harbors:
- the LOC130712554 gene encoding uncharacterized protein LOC130712554, whose amino-acid sequence is MSNLAKLEFVALDITGKNYLSWVLDAEMHLDANDLGDAIKEGNTASNQIKAKAMIFLRHHLHEALKVEYLTIKDPLVLWKNLKERFDHQKTVILPKTRYDWLHLRLQDFKSVSEYNSALFRITSQLKLCGENVSDADMLEKTFSTFHASNVVLQQQYRERGFTKYSELISCLLVAEQNNELLMKNHESRPTGSAPFPEANVATYNHNTRGRGRGRGQIRGRGRGRGNGHRRDHGRVPINNSSHQKWKNNGENERNKGGQNNRHVESSCLRCGGKGHWVTCFNVEEQPFHGDL